One genomic segment of Arthrobacter sp. Marseille-P9274 includes these proteins:
- a CDS encoding CinA family protein translates to MDRQNLSEKVILAAVAKGLTIATAESLTAGMVSAALATVPGASGALQGAVVSYQNDVKSGLLGVDASLLERNGAVDPQVAREMAEGARRCLDADIAVATTGAAGPEPHGGKPVGTVYVGVATEAGSHAAAFSFAGDRARIREQARDAALSALLAAVESATAATR, encoded by the coding sequence GTGGACCGGCAGAACCTTTCCGAAAAGGTCATTCTGGCGGCGGTGGCGAAGGGGCTGACCATCGCGACGGCCGAATCGCTCACGGCGGGCATGGTGTCAGCAGCGCTGGCGACCGTCCCGGGTGCTTCCGGTGCCCTCCAGGGCGCGGTCGTCTCCTACCAGAACGATGTCAAGTCCGGCCTGCTGGGCGTGGATGCGTCGCTGCTGGAGCGCAACGGGGCCGTCGATCCGCAGGTTGCGCGCGAGATGGCTGAGGGGGCGCGCCGCTGCCTGGACGCGGATATCGCGGTGGCCACGACCGGGGCGGCCGGGCCCGAACCGCACGGCGGCAAACCCGTGGGCACCGTCTACGTCGGCGTCGCCACCGAGGCCGGTTCCCATGCTGCCGCCTTCTCCTTCGCCGGTGACCGCGCAAGGATCCGGGAGCAGGCAAGAGACGCCGCCCTGTCCGCCCTGCTGGCGGCCGTCGAGTCGGCCACCGCCGCTACGCGTTAG
- a CDS encoding helix-turn-helix domain-containing protein, whose amino-acid sequence MVKQPVSVNGVVRWRDVGLSDETQREKKERKMVVLRHEIGDVLRDVRQRQGRTLREVSHSARVSLGYLSEVERGQKEASSELLSSICSALDVPLSLMLREVSDRVADAEGVVIPDTVPQELSREFVAEIPDELPEDLSRGLASARS is encoded by the coding sequence ATGGTCAAGCAACCCGTATCCGTGAACGGGGTTGTCCGTTGGCGTGATGTGGGTCTGTCCGACGAGACGCAACGGGAAAAGAAGGAGCGCAAGATGGTAGTGCTACGCCACGAAATCGGCGACGTCCTGCGTGACGTACGCCAGCGCCAGGGCCGGACCCTGCGTGAAGTTTCACACAGCGCTCGTGTTTCCCTCGGATACCTGAGTGAAGTTGAGCGCGGCCAGAAGGAGGCCTCCTCGGAGCTGCTGTCCTCCATCTGTTCGGCTCTGGATGTTCCGCTGTCCCTGATGCTGCGCGAGGTCAGCGACCGTGTTGCGGACGCTGAAGGCGTTGTCATTCCGGACACCGTCCCGCAGGAGCTTTCGCGTGAATTCGTCGCCGAGATTCCGGACGAACTGCCCGAAGACCTCAGCAGGGGACTGGCCTCGGCACGTTCCTGA
- a CDS encoding regulatory protein RecX: MADKLAERNVPAEVAVAVLDRFEELQLIDDAEFARMWVRSRFQTKSLARGALKRELADKGIAPELAEEALEQLSPDDELGSARELVRRKIRPDWDLNERQVKDKHTRRLASMLARKGYPPAVAFRVVSEELDAVQAD, translated from the coding sequence TTGGCTGACAAGCTGGCCGAACGCAACGTTCCGGCAGAGGTTGCCGTGGCCGTCCTGGACCGCTTCGAAGAGCTTCAGCTGATCGACGATGCCGAGTTCGCCCGCATGTGGGTCCGGAGCCGGTTCCAGACCAAGTCCTTGGCTCGCGGGGCGCTGAAGCGCGAACTGGCGGACAAGGGCATCGCGCCGGAGCTGGCTGAAGAAGCGCTCGAGCAGCTCAGCCCGGACGATGAACTGGGCAGTGCCAGGGAACTGGTGCGCCGAAAGATCCGGCCGGACTGGGACCTCAACGAACGGCAAGTCAAGGACAAGCACACCCGCCGGCTGGCATCCATGCTGGCCAGGAAGGGCTACCCGCCCGCGGTCGCCTTCAGGGTAGTGTCCGAGGAACTGGACGCCGTGCAGGCAGACTGA
- a CDS encoding MarR family winged helix-turn-helix transcriptional regulator, with protein sequence MTGQDSARQDEDFESAIDSLEQQLSMLWRRARANSHRVAREVHPDMEPAAYGLLTVLQREKSMRLTDLAASIGVGKPSVSRQVAMLEQLGLVSKETDPSDGRAQSISLTELGLQKLKSAQSARRSAFVSQLEDWSVRDLNSLAGLLDRLNRS encoded by the coding sequence ATGACCGGACAGGATTCTGCGCGGCAGGATGAGGACTTCGAGAGCGCCATCGACTCGCTGGAGCAGCAACTGAGCATGCTCTGGCGCCGCGCCCGCGCCAACTCCCACCGGGTAGCGCGCGAGGTCCATCCCGACATGGAACCAGCCGCCTACGGGCTGCTGACGGTGCTGCAGCGCGAGAAGTCCATGCGGTTGACCGACTTGGCCGCCAGCATCGGCGTCGGGAAGCCCTCGGTCAGCCGCCAGGTGGCCATGCTGGAGCAGCTCGGCCTCGTCAGCAAGGAAACCGACCCATCGGACGGCCGCGCCCAGTCGATTTCGCTCACGGAACTGGGGCTGCAGAAACTGAAGTCGGCGCAGTCGGCCAGGAGGTCCGCCTTCGTCTCGCAGCTCGAAGACTGGTCCGTCAGGGATCTCAATTCCCTGGCCGGGCTGTTGGACCGGCTCAACCGCTCCTAG
- the recA gene encoding recombinase RecA: MAAAPDREKALEAALAQIDKQFGKGSVMRLGDETRAPIETISTSSIALDVALGIGGLPRGRVVEIYGPESSGKTTVALHAVANAQRNGGIAAFIDAEHALDPEYAKKLGVDTDALLVSQPDTGEQALEIMDMLIGSGSLDIIVIDSVAALVPRAEIEGEMGDSHVGLQARLMSQALRKITGRLSQSKTTAIFINQLREKIGVFFGSPETTTGGKALKFYASVRIDVRRIETLKEGSNPIGNRTRAKIVKNKMAPPFKQAEFDIMYGQGISRESGLIDMGVEHGICKKSGAWFTYDGDQLGQGKENSRKFLRDNPDLADEIERRIRLKLGIDKPEEGTEGVAKEPKLKAVDGL, from the coding sequence ATGGCCGCAGCACCGGACCGCGAGAAGGCTTTGGAAGCAGCACTCGCGCAGATTGACAAGCAGTTCGGCAAGGGCTCCGTGATGCGTCTCGGCGACGAGACGCGTGCCCCGATCGAAACGATTTCCACCAGCTCCATCGCCCTCGACGTCGCGCTCGGCATTGGAGGCCTGCCGCGGGGCCGCGTTGTCGAGATCTACGGTCCGGAGTCGTCGGGTAAGACCACCGTGGCCCTGCATGCTGTCGCCAACGCCCAGCGCAACGGCGGCATCGCTGCCTTCATCGACGCCGAGCACGCGCTGGATCCCGAGTACGCCAAGAAACTGGGCGTGGACACGGATGCCTTGCTGGTGTCCCAGCCGGACACGGGCGAGCAGGCCCTCGAAATCATGGACATGCTGATCGGCTCCGGTTCGCTGGACATCATCGTGATCGACTCGGTGGCGGCCCTGGTGCCACGCGCCGAGATCGAAGGCGAAATGGGCGACAGCCACGTCGGCCTCCAGGCCCGCCTGATGAGCCAGGCCCTGCGGAAGATCACCGGACGCCTGAGCCAAAGCAAGACGACGGCGATCTTCATCAACCAGCTCCGCGAAAAGATCGGTGTCTTCTTCGGCAGCCCGGAAACGACCACCGGCGGCAAGGCCCTGAAGTTCTATGCCTCGGTCCGCATCGACGTGCGCCGGATCGAGACCCTCAAGGAGGGCTCAAACCCGATCGGCAACCGCACCCGCGCCAAGATCGTCAAGAACAAGATGGCCCCGCCCTTCAAGCAGGCGGAGTTCGACATCATGTACGGGCAGGGAATCTCCCGCGAGTCCGGCCTGATCGACATGGGCGTCGAGCATGGCATCTGCAAGAAGTCCGGCGCCTGGTTCACGTATGACGGCGACCAGCTCGGCCAGGGCAAGGAGAATTCCCGGAAGTTCCTGAGGGACAACCCGGATCTGGCGGACGAGATCGAGCGGCGCATCCGGCTGAAGCTCGGTATCGACAAGCCGGAAGAGGGCACCGAAGGGGTCGCCAAGGAACCGAAGCTCAAGGCCGTGGACGGCCTCTGA
- the pgsA gene encoding CDP-diacylglycerol--glycerol-3-phosphate 3-phosphatidyltransferase encodes MTDSPASPVPTLNIANVLTTIRIVLVPFFIWFMLADNGNDGLLRWLAVAVFAVAIYTDKLDGDLARSRGLITNFGKIADPIADKLLIGSALILLSVLGELPWWITVVILVRELGITLLRFVVIRYGVMPASRGGKLKTVLQTLAIFLYLLPLESWLGDWAAVVAYIVMLVAVAVTVVTGADYVIKALRLRSAGRGH; translated from the coding sequence GTGACTGATTCGCCTGCCAGCCCGGTACCGACCCTTAACATCGCCAACGTCCTCACCACCATCCGGATCGTGCTGGTGCCGTTCTTCATCTGGTTCATGCTGGCTGACAACGGCAACGACGGCCTCCTGCGCTGGCTCGCCGTCGCCGTTTTTGCGGTGGCCATCTACACGGACAAACTCGACGGGGACCTGGCCAGGAGCCGCGGGCTGATCACGAACTTCGGCAAGATTGCCGACCCCATCGCCGACAAGCTGCTGATCGGATCGGCGCTGATCCTGCTCTCCGTCCTGGGCGAACTTCCGTGGTGGATCACCGTGGTGATCCTCGTCCGCGAACTCGGCATCACGCTGCTGCGCTTCGTCGTCATCAGGTACGGCGTGATGCCGGCCTCTCGCGGCGGAAAGCTCAAGACGGTACTCCAGACGCTGGCGATCTTCCTTTACCTGCTGCCCCTGGAGTCGTGGCTGGGGGACTGGGCCGCCGTCGTCGCCTATATCGTGATGCTCGTCGCGGTCGCGGTCACGGTCGTGACCGGCGCGGACTACGTGATCAAGGCCCTGCGCCTCCGGTCGGCCGGACGGGGACACTGA
- a CDS encoding ribonuclease J, whose product MSESTISQLRTPPKLADGTLRIIPLGGLGEIGRNMAVFEIDSKLLIVDCGVLFPEEYQPGVDLILPDFSYIEDRLDDIVGVVLTHGHEDHIGAVPYLLRLRGDLPLIGSQLTLALVEAKLAEHRIRPFTVTVTEGQVEQFGPFGCEFVAVNHSIPDALAVFIRTAAGNVLHTGDFKMDQLPLDGRITDLRAFARLGEEGVDLFMADSTNADVPGFTTAEKEIGPVLERLFGQVEKRIIVASFSSHIHRVQQVLDAAAAHGRHVAFVGRSMVRNMAIAEKLGYLNVPAGIIVDLKNVEELPDDRVVLMSTGSQGEPMAALSRMANGDHRIQVGAGDTVILASSLIPGNENAVFRVINGLLKLGADVIHKGNAKVHVSGHAAAGELLYCYNILKPRNAMPVHGETRHLIANGKLAQATGIPAENVLLGDDGTVVDLADGTARIVGQIECGFVYVDGSSVGEITDADLKDRRILGEEGFISVICVVNRSTGKIVSGPEIHARGFAEDDSVFDNIKPQIIASLEEAVVSSKDHTTYQLQQVVRRVIGSWVNKRHRRRPMIVPVVLEA is encoded by the coding sequence ATGAGCGAATCCACAATTTCACAGCTGCGCACCCCGCCGAAGCTCGCCGATGGGACCCTGCGGATCATCCCGCTGGGCGGCCTCGGGGAGATCGGCCGGAACATGGCCGTGTTCGAAATCGATTCGAAGCTGCTGATTGTGGATTGCGGCGTCCTGTTCCCCGAGGAGTACCAGCCCGGCGTCGACCTCATCCTGCCGGACTTCTCCTACATCGAGGACCGGCTCGACGACATCGTCGGCGTGGTGCTCACGCACGGCCACGAGGACCACATCGGCGCCGTGCCGTACCTGCTGCGGCTGCGCGGGGACCTGCCGCTGATCGGCTCGCAGCTGACGCTGGCGCTGGTCGAGGCGAAGCTCGCCGAGCACCGCATCAGGCCGTTCACCGTCACGGTTACCGAAGGCCAGGTCGAGCAGTTCGGGCCGTTCGGGTGCGAATTCGTCGCGGTCAACCACTCGATTCCGGACGCGCTGGCCGTGTTCATCCGGACCGCGGCCGGCAACGTGCTGCACACCGGCGATTTCAAGATGGACCAGCTGCCGCTCGACGGCCGCATCACGGACCTGCGCGCCTTCGCCCGGCTGGGCGAAGAGGGCGTCGACCTTTTCATGGCGGACTCCACCAACGCCGACGTCCCGGGCTTCACCACCGCCGAGAAGGAGATCGGGCCGGTCCTGGAGCGGCTCTTCGGCCAGGTCGAAAAGCGCATCATCGTTGCCTCCTTCTCCTCGCACATCCACCGCGTGCAGCAAGTGCTCGACGCCGCGGCCGCCCATGGCCGGCATGTCGCCTTCGTGGGCCGGTCGATGGTCCGGAACATGGCGATCGCCGAGAAGCTGGGCTACCTGAACGTTCCCGCCGGCATCATCGTGGACCTGAAGAACGTCGAGGAACTGCCGGACGACCGGGTGGTCCTGATGTCCACGGGCTCGCAGGGGGAACCCATGGCGGCGCTGTCCCGGATGGCCAACGGGGACCACCGGATCCAGGTTGGCGCGGGGGACACGGTCATCCTGGCCTCGTCGCTGATCCCCGGCAACGAGAACGCCGTATTCCGGGTGATCAACGGGCTGCTCAAGCTCGGCGCGGACGTCATCCATAAAGGCAATGCCAAGGTCCACGTCTCCGGCCATGCGGCCGCCGGCGAGCTGCTTTACTGCTACAACATCCTGAAGCCGCGCAACGCCATGCCGGTCCATGGCGAGACCCGGCACCTGATCGCCAACGGCAAGCTGGCACAGGCCACCGGAATCCCCGCGGAGAACGTGCTGCTCGGGGACGACGGCACGGTCGTGGACCTGGCGGACGGCACGGCAAGGATCGTCGGCCAGATCGAGTGCGGGTTCGTCTATGTGGACGGATCCAGCGTCGGCGAGATCACCGACGCGGACCTCAAGGACCGGCGGATCCTCGGCGAGGAGGGATTCATCTCCGTGATCTGCGTGGTCAACCGGAGCACCGGAAAGATCGTCTCCGGCCCGGAGATCCACGCCCGCGGATTCGCGGAGGACGACTCGGTGTTCGATAACATCAAGCCGCAGATCATCGCCTCGCTCGAAGAAGCCGTGGTCAGCAGCAAGGACCACACCACGTACCAGCTGCAGCAGGTGGTACGCCGGGTCATCGGCAGCTGGGTCAACAAGCGGCACCGGCGCCGGCCGATGATCGTCCCGGTGGTACTCGAGGCGTGA
- a CDS encoding DNA translocase FtsK, giving the protein MATRTSPAKKGTQQSRGKTTGSTARSSSGRSTAKTKAIELPAEDPLPLPLRMVRGAWMGVAHLVAAGVRKLGPDVLPDKELRRDGTGFFMLLLAAMIAAVEWWALKGGFADVVHAVFGGTFGWMALLLPMFLLVFSVRLMRSPEDVAGNNRIAIGLSLMTLSGTGLAHIIGGQPALADGLDALWAAGGMVGFLISSPLATITWVLPVVVYSLLAFVSLLIITATPFRHIPARLRAVYEKLMGQEPAHRPQRGDEHDQSYLYGDEPERPKQKKQRKRVFGRDKPAEEQGDYDDGGFYGDEAFETPVIDDAPVTGPVPTLPATPKVPPGVRRPTQSELAAEQLKREQGLLPEGATEALPVLPHAAPAVPPVPANPVQPQPPATPIPQRTEQLQLSGDVTYTLPPSDFLPPGPPSKERSEANDAVVNALTETLDQFKVDAKVTGFSRGPTVTRYEIELSPGTKVERVTALSKNISYAVASSDVRILSPIPGKSAIGIEIPNTDRETVSLGDVLRSNNARKTEHPMVMGVGKDVEGGFVVANLAKMPHMLVAGATGAGKSSFVNSMITSILMRATPDEVRMVMVDPKRVELTAYEGVPHLITPIITSPKKAAEALQWVVREMDTRYDDLANFGYKHIDDFNKAVRNGKVVPPEGSQRVIKPYPYLLVIVDELADLMMVAPRDVEDSIVRITQLARAAGIHLVLATQRPSVDVVTGLIKANVPSRMAFATSSVTDSRVVLDQPGAEKLIGQGDALFLPMGASKPMRVQGAWVSESEIHEVVEHVKSQLKAEYREDVAVEAPKKQIDDDIGDDLDVLLQATELVVTTQFGSTSMLQRKLRVGFAKAGRLMDLLESRGVVGPSEGSKARDVLVQPDDLAATLAAIRGDGPPPADPAAPAAADPRTAALADNANANHGFDGPRDLVAEDLDARAQAVDYYDDDGESGEEDAWSLTGR; this is encoded by the coding sequence ATGGCGACTCGAACTTCCCCTGCCAAAAAAGGCACCCAGCAGTCGCGCGGTAAAACCACGGGCAGTACTGCGCGCTCATCGTCTGGGCGTTCCACCGCCAAGACCAAGGCCATCGAGCTGCCGGCCGAGGACCCGCTGCCGCTGCCGCTGCGGATGGTCCGCGGTGCGTGGATGGGCGTCGCCCACCTCGTGGCAGCCGGTGTACGCAAGCTCGGCCCCGACGTGCTTCCCGACAAGGAACTGCGCCGGGACGGCACGGGCTTCTTCATGCTGCTGCTGGCGGCCATGATCGCCGCCGTCGAATGGTGGGCGCTCAAGGGTGGTTTCGCCGACGTCGTCCATGCGGTCTTCGGCGGCACGTTCGGCTGGATGGCGCTGCTGCTGCCGATGTTCCTCCTGGTCTTCTCGGTCCGGCTGATGCGCAGCCCGGAGGACGTCGCCGGCAACAACCGCATCGCCATCGGGCTGTCCCTGATGACGCTTTCGGGCACGGGCCTGGCCCACATCATCGGCGGCCAGCCCGCCCTCGCGGACGGCCTGGACGCGCTTTGGGCCGCCGGGGGCATGGTGGGTTTCCTCATCTCCTCGCCGCTGGCGACCATCACCTGGGTCCTGCCCGTCGTCGTCTACTCGCTGCTGGCCTTCGTCAGCCTCCTGATCATCACGGCGACCCCGTTCCGGCATATTCCGGCCCGGCTGCGCGCCGTCTACGAGAAGCTGATGGGGCAGGAACCGGCTCACCGTCCCCAGCGCGGGGACGAGCACGACCAGAGTTACCTGTACGGCGACGAGCCCGAGCGGCCCAAGCAGAAGAAGCAGCGCAAACGAGTGTTCGGGCGGGACAAGCCGGCGGAAGAGCAGGGGGATTACGACGACGGGGGCTTCTACGGGGACGAAGCGTTCGAAACGCCGGTGATCGATGACGCGCCGGTGACGGGCCCGGTACCGACGCTCCCGGCGACGCCCAAGGTGCCGCCGGGAGTCCGGCGCCCCACCCAGTCCGAACTGGCGGCCGAACAGCTCAAGCGCGAGCAGGGGCTGCTGCCGGAGGGTGCCACCGAAGCCCTTCCGGTCCTGCCGCACGCTGCTCCCGCGGTGCCGCCGGTGCCTGCCAACCCCGTGCAGCCGCAGCCTCCCGCGACCCCGATTCCGCAGCGCACGGAGCAGCTGCAGCTCTCCGGCGACGTGACATACACGCTGCCGCCGTCGGACTTCCTCCCTCCGGGGCCGCCGTCGAAGGAACGCTCCGAGGCGAATGACGCCGTCGTTAATGCCCTGACCGAAACCCTGGACCAGTTCAAGGTGGACGCGAAGGTGACCGGCTTCTCCCGCGGCCCGACGGTCACCCGCTATGAGATCGAGCTTTCCCCGGGGACGAAGGTCGAGCGCGTCACGGCGCTCTCCAAGAACATCTCCTACGCCGTCGCCAGCTCGGACGTGCGCATCCTCAGCCCGATCCCGGGCAAGTCGGCGATCGGCATCGAGATCCCGAACACGGACCGGGAGACCGTCTCGCTTGGCGACGTGCTGCGCTCGAACAACGCGCGCAAGACGGAGCACCCGATGGTCATGGGCGTCGGCAAGGACGTCGAGGGCGGCTTCGTGGTCGCCAACCTGGCCAAGATGCCGCACATGCTGGTCGCCGGCGCCACCGGGGCCGGTAAGTCCTCGTTCGTGAACTCGATGATTACCTCGATCCTGATGCGTGCGACGCCGGATGAGGTGCGCATGGTGATGGTGGACCCCAAGCGCGTGGAGCTCACCGCGTACGAAGGCGTCCCTCACCTGATCACGCCGATCATCACGAGCCCGAAGAAAGCGGCCGAGGCGTTGCAGTGGGTGGTCCGCGAGATGGACACCCGCTATGACGACCTGGCGAACTTCGGTTACAAGCACATTGACGACTTCAATAAGGCCGTGCGGAACGGCAAGGTGGTTCCGCCGGAGGGCTCGCAGCGGGTCATCAAGCCCTACCCGTACCTGCTGGTGATCGTGGACGAGCTCGCGGACCTGATGATGGTGGCTCCGCGGGACGTCGAAGACTCGATCGTGCGCATCACGCAGCTGGCGCGCGCCGCCGGCATCCACCTGGTGCTGGCGACTCAGCGCCCGTCGGTGGACGTGGTCACGGGCCTGATCAAGGCCAACGTTCCGTCCCGCATGGCGTTCGCCACCTCGTCCGTCACCGACTCGCGCGTCGTGCTGGACCAGCCCGGCGCCGAGAAGCTGATCGGCCAGGGCGACGCGCTCTTCCTGCCGATGGGCGCCTCCAAGCCGATGCGTGTCCAGGGCGCCTGGGTCTCGGAGTCCGAGATCCACGAGGTCGTGGAGCATGTCAAGAGCCAGCTGAAGGCCGAGTACCGCGAGGACGTCGCCGTCGAGGCGCCGAAGAAGCAGATCGACGACGATATCGGGGACGACCTCGATGTGCTGCTGCAGGCCACGGAGCTCGTGGTCACCACGCAGTTCGGATCGACCTCCATGCTCCAGCGCAAGTTGCGCGTCGGCTTCGCCAAGGCGGGACGGCTGATGGACCTGCTGGAGTCCAGGGGAGTGGTGGGCCCTTCCGAGGGCTCGAAGGCGCGCGACGTGCTGGTCCAGCCGGATGACCTGGCCGCCACGCTGGCCGCCATCCGGGGAGACGGGCCGCCCCCGGCGGACCCGGCCGCGCCCGCGGCGGCCGATCCCCGCACCGCCGCCCTGGCGGACAACGCCAACGCCAACCACGGCTTCGACGGCCCCCGGGACCTCGTGGCCGAGGACCTGGACGCCCGCGCGCAGGCGGTGGACTATTACGACGACGACGGCGAGTCGGGTGAAGAGGACGCCTGGAGTCTCACCGGGCGTTAG
- the dapA gene encoding 4-hydroxy-tetrahydrodipicolinate synthase, with protein sequence MSESTAREYTFGTLVTAMVTPFTEDGEVDYRKTGELAEKLVDDGCDGLVVTGTTGETSTLTDEENLGMFKTVQEAVGGRAKVIAGSTTNDTRHSVRLSKQAADLGVDGLLVTAPYYNKPSQAGVRAHIEAVADATDLPVMVYDIPGRAGIAIETETLYRLAEHPRIVALKDAKANYQETTRVLANTDLDVYSGDDGLTLPLMAAGAVGVVSVTAHVATAKYRALVDAMLAGDLATARRLHFELDPVQRAVMSHIQGAVAAKLILKWQSVLSNSVVRLPLVEPTEAEIAPIRADLEEAGWHLEA encoded by the coding sequence ATGTCTGAGTCCACTGCCCGCGAATACACTTTCGGAACCCTCGTGACCGCCATGGTCACCCCCTTCACGGAGGACGGTGAGGTGGACTACCGGAAGACCGGCGAACTCGCAGAGAAGCTTGTCGACGACGGCTGCGACGGCCTGGTCGTCACCGGCACCACGGGGGAGACCTCCACCCTGACGGACGAAGAGAACCTGGGCATGTTCAAGACGGTCCAGGAGGCCGTGGGCGGCCGCGCGAAGGTCATCGCGGGCTCCACAACCAACGACACGCGCCACTCCGTCCGGCTCTCCAAGCAGGCGGCGGACCTGGGCGTAGACGGGCTGCTGGTCACCGCGCCGTACTACAACAAGCCGAGCCAGGCCGGCGTGCGCGCGCACATCGAAGCCGTGGCGGACGCCACGGACCTGCCCGTCATGGTCTACGACATCCCCGGCCGCGCCGGGATCGCGATCGAAACCGAGACCCTCTACCGGCTCGCGGAACACCCGCGGATCGTGGCCCTGAAGGACGCCAAGGCGAACTACCAGGAGACCACCCGAGTGCTGGCCAACACGGACCTGGACGTCTACTCCGGTGACGACGGACTCACCCTGCCGCTGATGGCAGCCGGTGCCGTCGGCGTCGTCTCCGTCACCGCGCACGTGGCGACCGCCAAGTACCGGGCGCTCGTCGACGCCATGCTGGCCGGCGACCTCGCCACCGCCCGCCGCCTGCACTTCGAACTGGACCCCGTGCAGCGCGCCGTGATGTCCCACATCCAGGGCGCCGTCGCGGCCAAACTGATCCTCAAGTGGCAGTCCGTACTGTCCAACTCGGTGGTCCGCCTGCCCCTGGTGGAGCCGACCGAGGCCGAGATCGCACCGATCCGCGCGGACCTCGAAGAGGCCGGCTGGCACCTGGAGGCCTGA
- a CDS encoding DUF3046 domain-containing protein translates to MRLSDFWRLMDEEFGSGYSRVLAADLVLTMLGGRTAAEALSAGVPPKTVWLAVCEMQEVPPARRLGRDIKPSR, encoded by the coding sequence GTGCGATTGAGTGATTTTTGGCGGCTGATGGACGAGGAGTTCGGCTCCGGCTATTCAAGGGTCCTGGCCGCGGATCTGGTCCTCACGATGCTCGGCGGGCGTACCGCGGCCGAGGCCCTCTCGGCCGGAGTCCCGCCGAAGACCGTCTGGCTGGCCGTCTGCGAGATGCAGGAAGTGCCACCTGCGCGGCGCCTGGGCCGCGACATCAAGCCTTCGCGCTGA